In a genomic window of Pelotomaculum thermopropionicum SI:
- the GalU gene encoding UDP-glucose pyrophosphorylase → MKAIIMAGGEGSRLRPLTCGRPKPMVPVLNRPVMAYIIDLLKQHGFYDIGVTLQYQPEAIRDHFGNGAEYGVNLRYFIEDRPLGTAGSVKNAAGFLDETFLVISGDALTDLELSRAVEFHKKQGALATLVLTRVDCPLEYGVVITSEEGKITRFLEKPGWGEVFSDTVNTGIYVLEPEVLDYFAPGQMFDFSKDLFPLLLREKKPLFGLVLSGYWCDIGTLKTKIAYIRKTPRRKVCGVFCVSPVSR, encoded by the coding sequence ATGAAGGCAATTATTATGGCCGGGGGCGAGGGCTCCCGGCTCAGGCCGCTGACCTGCGGCAGGCCTAAACCGATGGTGCCGGTTCTGAACCGGCCTGTAATGGCTTATATTATCGACCTTTTAAAGCAGCACGGGTTTTACGATATAGGCGTTACCCTGCAGTACCAGCCGGAGGCCATCCGGGATCATTTCGGCAACGGTGCGGAATACGGGGTGAACCTCCGCTATTTTATCGAAGACAGGCCCCTGGGCACTGCCGGCAGCGTAAAGAACGCGGCCGGTTTTCTGGATGAAACTTTCCTGGTAATCAGCGGGGACGCCCTGACCGACCTGGAGCTGTCCAGGGCCGTGGAGTTTCACAAGAAACAGGGGGCCCTGGCCACCCTGGTCCTGACCAGGGTTGACTGCCCGCTGGAATACGGCGTGGTAATTACTTCGGAGGAAGGAAAAATAACCAGGTTCCTGGAGAAGCCGGGCTGGGGCGAAGTCTTCAGCGACACGGTCAATACCGGCATTTACGTGCTGGAGCCGGAGGTGCTTGATTATTTCGCGCCGGGCCAGATGTTTGACTTCAGCAAGGACCTGTTCCCGCTGCTCTTAAGGGAGAAAAAACCGCTGTTCGGCCTGGTTCTGTCCGGCTACTGGTGCGACATCGGCACGCTAAAAACAAAGATAGCTTATATCCGAAAGACCCCGCGCCGCAAGGTTTGCGGGGTTTTTTGCGTCTCCCCGGTAAGCCGCTGA
- the RfaG gene encoding glycosyltransferase: MSVRVLMLSWEYPPKCVGGLAQHVYDLTAALAEIGVDVHLITSGGGGAPSFERVKGVKVYRVEPYRVSSPDFVTWVAQFNVALLERAIPLMAEIGGVNILHAHDWIVAYAARAIKHAWRLPLVATIHATEYGRNYGLHNDIQRHISDVEWWLTYEAWRVICCSHYMEWEVKNIFQLPHDKIVVIPNGVNAASFSTVSREARRSDYAAPDEKIVFYVGRLVREKGVQVLLDAAPEILAHHPQTKFVIAGKGPYMDFLKQQVMALGIANRVYFTGYISDEVRNSLYSWADVAVFPSLYEPFGIVALEAMAARTPVVVSDCGGISEIVRHGEDGLKAYTGNSHSLAQNILAILKQPELGERLKKNAYQRVISEFNWKNIARRTASVYRSVWDEHRSAPWVAAERQNGVFGRFNRLLARYS; this comes from the coding sequence TTGTCGGTGAGAGTGTTAATGCTGTCCTGGGAGTACCCGCCTAAATGCGTGGGCGGGCTGGCCCAGCATGTGTACGACCTGACCGCCGCCCTGGCGGAGATAGGGGTAGACGTTCACCTGATTACTTCGGGAGGAGGGGGAGCTCCTTCCTTTGAAAGGGTGAAGGGGGTCAAGGTTTACCGGGTGGAGCCCTACCGGGTGTCTTCGCCCGACTTTGTAACCTGGGTGGCCCAGTTTAACGTGGCCTTGCTGGAAAGGGCCATCCCCCTGATGGCCGAGATAGGCGGGGTAAACATACTGCACGCCCACGACTGGATTGTGGCTTACGCTGCCAGGGCAATCAAGCATGCCTGGCGCCTGCCCCTGGTGGCCACCATTCATGCCACGGAATACGGCCGCAATTACGGCCTGCACAACGACATCCAGAGGCACATAAGCGATGTGGAGTGGTGGCTGACCTACGAGGCCTGGCGGGTAATTTGCTGCAGCCATTACATGGAGTGGGAGGTTAAAAACATCTTTCAACTGCCCCACGACAAGATCGTCGTCATTCCCAACGGAGTCAACGCCGCCAGTTTCAGCACCGTGAGCAGGGAGGCGCGCCGCAGTGACTACGCCGCCCCGGACGAAAAAATCGTTTTTTACGTGGGCAGGCTGGTCAGGGAAAAAGGCGTTCAGGTTTTGCTGGATGCCGCCCCTGAAATACTGGCCCACCATCCCCAGACCAAGTTCGTCATTGCCGGAAAAGGCCCCTATATGGACTTTTTAAAACAGCAGGTGATGGCGCTGGGTATTGCCAACAGGGTGTACTTTACCGGGTACATAAGCGATGAGGTCAGAAACAGCCTGTACAGTTGGGCCGACGTTGCCGTATTCCCCAGCCTGTACGAGCCTTTCGGCATAGTGGCCCTGGAGGCCATGGCCGCCCGCACCCCGGTGGTTGTGTCGGACTGCGGGGGCATCAGCGAAATTGTCAGGCACGGCGAAGACGGGCTGAAGGCATACACCGGCAACAGCCATTCCCTGGCGCAGAACATCCTGGCAATATTAAAGCAGCCCGAACTGGGTGAAAGGCTGAAGAAAAATGCCTACCAAAGGGTTATAAGCGAGTTTAACTGGAAGAATATCGCCCGCCGGACGGCCTCAGTCTACCGCAGCGTGTGGGATGAGCACCGCAGCGCCCCCTGGGTGGCGGCGGAAAGGCAAAACGGCGTTTTCGGGCGTTTCAACCGGCTGCTGGCGCGGTATTCCTGA
- the LeuB gene encoding isocitrate/isopropylmalate dehydrogenase, which produces MPYNITLIPGDGVGPEITEAACRVIDAAGVPIRWETVVAGEAVIPEYGTPLPQYVLDSIKKNGVALKGPLTTPVGKGFRSVNVTLRQELDLYANVRPARNLPGIETRYSGVDLIVVRENTEDLYSGIEHRVGRDAAESIKIITRGASLRIARFAFELARRQGRRKVTVVHKANIMKLSDGLFLDCARQVAEEYPDISFEEMIVDAMCMKLVQSPENYDVLLLPNLYGDIVSDLCAGLVGGLGVAPGANIGDGAAVFEPVHGSAPKHAGKNRVNPLAMLLSGVMMLRHLGEMEAADRIMAAVIRVLEEKACLTYDLGGSASTSEMAGAIIAAL; this is translated from the coding sequence ATGCCTTATAACATTACCTTGATTCCAGGCGACGGAGTGGGCCCGGAGATTACCGAGGCCGCCTGCCGGGTCATCGACGCTGCCGGCGTGCCCATCCGGTGGGAAACGGTCGTGGCGGGGGAGGCCGTCATACCGGAGTACGGCACCCCCCTCCCCCAGTACGTCCTGGATTCGATCAAGAAGAACGGGGTTGCTCTCAAAGGCCCCTTGACGACGCCTGTGGGGAAGGGTTTCCGCAGCGTCAACGTGACATTGCGCCAGGAACTGGACCTTTACGCCAACGTCCGCCCGGCCCGCAACCTGCCCGGCATAGAAACGCGTTACAGCGGCGTAGACCTGATTGTCGTGCGGGAAAACACGGAGGACCTGTACTCCGGAATAGAGCACCGGGTCGGCCGGGATGCAGCAGAGAGCATCAAAATTATCACCCGCGGCGCATCCCTGCGGATTGCCCGCTTTGCCTTCGAGCTGGCCCGCCGCCAGGGGCGCAGGAAAGTTACAGTGGTGCACAAGGCAAACATTATGAAGCTTTCTGACGGCCTTTTCCTGGACTGCGCCCGGCAGGTGGCGGAAGAGTACCCCGACATTTCATTTGAAGAAATGATCGTGGACGCCATGTGCATGAAGCTGGTTCAGTCGCCCGAAAATTACGATGTGCTGCTGCTGCCCAACCTTTACGGCGACATTGTTTCCGACCTGTGCGCCGGCCTGGTGGGCGGCCTGGGCGTGGCACCGGGAGCCAACATCGGCGACGGGGCGGCCGTCTTCGAGCCGGTGCACGGAAGCGCCCCCAAGCACGCCGGCAAAAACAGGGTTAACCCCCTGGCCATGCTGCTGTCCGGGGTGATGATGCTGAGGCACCTGGGCGAAATGGAGGCGGCTGACCGGATTATGGCCGCAGTGATCCGGGTGCTGGAGGAAAAAGCCTGCCTTACCTACGACCTGGGCGGCAGCGCGAGCACGAGCGAGATGGCCGGCGCCATCATTGCCGCGCTGTAA
- the LeuD gene encoding 3-isopropylmalate dehydratase small subunit: MKFEGRAHKFGNDVNTDYIISGKYKFKTLDMKELARHVMEDLDPDFYRKVSPGDFIVAGTNFGCGSSREQAPLAIKYAGVSAVLAKSFARIFYRNAINTGLPAVECDTDQIDPGDELSVDLAAGVITNRTKNAVIPVKPLPAVMIRILNDGGLAAHFKKHGGFNFD; the protein is encoded by the coding sequence ATGAAATTTGAAGGCAGGGCCCATAAATTCGGCAACGATGTGAACACCGACTACATTATTTCGGGTAAATATAAATTTAAGACCCTGGACATGAAAGAGCTGGCCAGGCACGTGATGGAAGACCTTGATCCGGATTTTTACCGGAAAGTGAGTCCGGGAGACTTCATTGTGGCCGGCACCAACTTCGGCTGCGGCAGCTCCCGCGAGCAGGCTCCTCTCGCCATTAAATACGCCGGCGTCAGCGCGGTGCTGGCCAAGTCTTTTGCCCGCATTTTCTACCGCAATGCCATCAACACCGGCCTGCCGGCGGTGGAGTGCGACACCGATCAAATCGATCCGGGGGACGAGCTTTCCGTCGATCTGGCGGCCGGGGTAATCACCAACAGGACGAAAAACGCCGTTATTCCCGTAAAGCCCCTGCCGGCGGTTATGATCAGGATTTTGAACGACGGCGGCCTGGCCGCCCACTTCAAAAAGCACGGCGGATTCAACTTCGACTAG
- the LeuC gene encoding 3-isopropylmalate dehydratase large subunit produces MGQTIIEKILSSHSGQEVHANDIVVARVDYVMGQDGTAPLAIKAFNEMGGREVFDRERVAFVIDHSAPSPNEGVSSLHKLMREFSREKGFCLYDVGEGVCHQVVPESGLVGPGSLVIGADSHTCTYGALNAFSTGVGSTDLAGGLISGRMWFKVPGTIKFVCRGTLSPGVFSKDLILYLIGDVTADGATYMAAEYTGEAIAALSQEARFTIANMAIEMGAKAGLMEADEKTFAWLGRFTRRKFSPVNADPDAEYAKILEYDVSGIEPQVARPHRVDNVAPVGEVAGKPVQQAVIGTCTNGRLEDLRIAAGILRGRKVHKEVRLIVAPASRRVFLDAMAEGIIRDLVEAGAAVVTPGCGPCVGTHNGVPSDGETVISTANRNFKGRMGNSKAEIYLASPATVAASAVTGKITDPREFI; encoded by the coding sequence TTGGGCCAGACCATCATTGAAAAAATCCTTTCCAGCCACAGCGGCCAGGAAGTGCATGCCAACGACATTGTGGTGGCCAGGGTGGATTACGTGATGGGGCAGGACGGCACCGCTCCCCTGGCCATCAAGGCTTTTAACGAGATGGGCGGCAGGGAGGTGTTCGACCGGGAGCGGGTTGCGTTTGTAATCGACCACAGCGCGCCCAGCCCCAACGAGGGGGTGTCCTCCCTGCACAAGCTGATGAGGGAGTTTTCCCGGGAAAAGGGTTTTTGCTTGTACGACGTGGGCGAGGGCGTATGCCACCAGGTGGTTCCTGAAAGCGGCCTGGTCGGCCCGGGCAGCCTTGTCATCGGCGCCGATTCTCACACCTGCACCTACGGCGCCCTGAACGCCTTCTCCACCGGGGTCGGCTCTACCGACCTGGCCGGCGGGCTGATTTCCGGCCGGATGTGGTTTAAGGTTCCCGGGACGATCAAGTTCGTCTGCCGCGGCACCCTAAGCCCCGGCGTCTTTTCCAAGGACCTGATCCTTTATTTAATAGGCGACGTTACGGCCGACGGAGCTACCTACATGGCGGCCGAGTATACCGGCGAAGCCATTGCTGCCCTGTCCCAGGAGGCCCGCTTTACCATTGCCAACATGGCCATCGAGATGGGGGCCAAGGCCGGGCTGATGGAGGCCGACGAGAAAACCTTTGCCTGGCTGGGGCGGTTTACCCGGCGGAAGTTCAGCCCCGTAAACGCCGATCCCGATGCCGAATATGCAAAGATTCTGGAGTACGACGTGTCCGGGATCGAGCCCCAGGTGGCCAGGCCGCACCGGGTCGACAACGTGGCGCCCGTTGGCGAGGTGGCCGGGAAGCCGGTCCAGCAGGCCGTCATAGGCACCTGTACCAACGGGCGGCTGGAGGACCTGCGCATTGCCGCCGGGATCCTGCGCGGGCGGAAAGTCCATAAAGAGGTCCGCCTGATTGTGGCTCCGGCCTCCCGGCGGGTCTTTCTGGATGCTATGGCGGAGGGGATTATCCGGGATCTGGTTGAGGCGGGAGCGGCGGTGGTTACGCCCGGCTGCGGCCCGTGCGTCGGCACCCATAACGGCGTTCCTTCCGACGGCGAGACGGTAATCTCAACCGCCAACAGGAACTTCAAGGGGCGGATGGGGAACTCCAAGGCCGAAATTTACCTGGCCTCGCCCGCAACCGTGGCGGCCAGCGCCGTAACCGGGAAAATTACCGATCCGAGGGAGTTCATTTGA